GCTCTATAATTGATGAAGGCATTGGAATTCCTGAAGATGAACTGGAATACATTTTCGGAGCATTTACTAAAAGTTCTTATACCAAAAACTCCGGAAAAGGCTTAGGGCTTGCGTTATGCCAAAGGATTATTAAGCTGCATCATGGAATGATTTGGGCCGAAAATAATAAAACTAAACCAGGAGCTACTTTTGCCTTTATGATACCAAGAAAACCTATATCTTAATTTTTCTTGGATGATCGACTTAAGCGATATACAATAGATTATTATTTAAACAAAAGTGGTTTTATGCATTTTATTGATGAGGCTAAAATATTTATTAAAAGCGGTAATGGAGGTAATGGTTGCGTATCTTTTAGACGTGAGAAGTTTGTAGCTAAAGGAGGACCAGATGGCGGTGATGGTGGCAGAGGCGCTGATATTATTTTCGTAGCAGATCCAAATCTAAATACCCTACTACATTTTAGATACCAAAAGCATTTTAGAGGCCAAAACGGAGAATCAGGTAAAGGAGCGTGCATGAGCGGTAAATCTCGTTCTCCTTTGGTTTTAAAAGTACCCGTTGGAACTCAGATTTTCGATTCTCAAAAGCAAGTATTGTTGCATGATTTACAAAATCCTTATGAAGAATTTGTAGCCCTTGAAGGAGGAAAAGGAGGACTTGGTAACATGCACTTTAAATCCTCTATAAACAGAGCTCCAAGAAAAGCAACCTCAGGAGAAGTAACAGAAGAGGTGCAAGTGTACTTAAGTCTCAGGGTAATAGCCGATATTGGACTTGCGGGACTCCCAAATGCGGGCAAATCTACCTTTTTAGCAAAAGTTACAAATGCAAAACCTAAAATAGCAGATTATGCTTTTAGCACTTTAAAACCTAACCTAGGCGTTGTTCAGATTTATGATCATGAATTTGTAATTGCAGATATCCCAGGTCTTATTGAAGGGGCTCATTTAGGTTCAGGTTTAGGAGATAAATTTTTGAAGCATATCGAAAAATGTAAAATCCTGGTGCATTTAATTGATGCAACTTCGGATAATTTGGTTAAAGACTACCAGATCATACGTAATGAAATTTCAAACTATTCAAATGATTTAGCTACAAAAATAGAAATTATTTGTTTGAATAAAATAGATTTAGTAGATCAAAAGTCCTTAAGTAAAAAAATAAATGCTTTAAAAAAATATACTAAAAAAGAAATTTTTGCTATCTCTGCGATGACAGGTTATGATATACCAAAGTTACTAAACCAAATACATAAATTATCATATCATGAGAATTTTTAGCGCTTTGCTGTTGCTATTTACACTACCTTCTTTGGGACAAGAAACTAGATCATTTACTGGTTCTATTACTGATTTAATAGTAGAAATAGACGAAGGAGAAATAGTTATTGAGGGCAGTAAAGACCAAAATACTATTGTAGATTATATAACTTCTAGAGAAAATTGTAACACTCAAACCATAAAGAATGATAACACTATACAAATACTTAACAACAAATACCAAAATGGTTGTCAAGCAAGTTATAATGTCAAGTTATCCTCTAATGTGAAAGTTAATATTAAAATTGGAGCAGGAGACGTAAAAGTTAGCAACCTGGATGCTACAACCCAAATTTCTGGAGGATCGGGAAATATCTCCTTGTCAGATGTAACTAAAAATGTATCTATCAAACTTGGAACAGGAAATGTAGAATTCAAGACTAACCTAGAACCTTTAAAACCTTTAGATACAAAATTGGAAATTGGCACAGGTAACATATCATACTTGCTACCTAAAAATTCTATAATTAAAAATTCTATAAAAAGTTTGCCCGGAGCTTCATATATTGATGGAAATTTCAAGTATGACAATATGAAATATGACTTTAACTTAGATATTAAACTAGGGGTAGGTTATATTTCAGTTAAACCAGTAGAAACATCTGAATAACGACATTAAAATTTCTTATTTACAATACACTTTCAAAGAACTTTATGAAAATTTTACTTGGTTTTAGATTTTTTTTGAGTAAAATATGAAGAGCAGTGAAATTTTCCTCGATAGCTCAGCGGTAGAGCAATCGGCTGTTAACCGATTGGTCGCAGGTTCGAATCCTGCTCGAGGAGCCAAGTATTTTTACAGGCAAGCATGTAACGCTTCTGGAATCTCTTTTCTTTAATTCAACTTTAACATTTCTAGCTTCACCTTAAGTATGTTAAGATCTGCCGTAGCTCAAACAATGATCTATGATAAAACTTGTTAAAGAATTTTTAAAATCCCTACGTGACGGGGAAAGAAAGAATAAAATTACCATACTACTAGGTAATGCATTAGATCATTATGATACACACATATATGCTCTTCTTGCACCTTTTATCGCAGCCGTATTTTTTGCTCCTGGAGATAATTTAACTAATCAAATCGCCGCCTTTGGCATTGCCTCAGTTGGAGTAATTACAAGACCATTAGGAGCGATCCTGTTTGGTAGACTTGCATTATTCATCGGACCTCTACGAGCACTTAGATACTCATTAGTAGGAGTAGCGATTGCGACTTTCTTAATTGCACTTTTGCCAAGCTATGAACAAGCAGGCCCCCTAGCCCCTCTGTTCCTGCTATTTATGAGATCATTGCAATCTATTTTTGCTTCAGGTGAAGGAGCAATTGCTGGCCTGTATATTGTTTCTTCTCACGATCAACGTAAACGTAACGTATCAAGTAGCTTATACTCCATGTCCACTATGGTAGGGATTATGATTGCAGCCGTAGTTGCTAGATTGGTAAGCCATAGCTCTGATCCATTAATTTACTGGCGTGTAGGATTTGCTTTCGGTTTTTTAACAAGCATTGTAAGTATTTTCATTAGAGCCAATGGTTACAGGGCAACAAAAATGCATGTAAATAACAAAACTCAAAATGTCTGGGGTATCATCAAAACTAATAAAGATAAAATTTGGCGTATTATTTTTTTAAATGGCTTCAGCTATATATCTTATCCAATTGCTTTTACCATCATGAACTCTATATTACCATCAGCAAAAGATATATCGATTCAAGAAGCTTTATATTTACATAGCTGGCTTATTATTTTTGATGCATTTGTGATACCTTTAGGCGGATTTTTACCTCGAGATAATATTAAACTAGAGCGTGTTATGTTAAGCGGAATTGCTATAGTTTTTATTACATCTTCAATATTGTTTGCTAGTCTAAACGTAATATCTTTGAGCACCATCATGATACTCAGAGTAATAGTAATAGGAGTTGGCGTTCCTTTTGCCGTCGCACTAAGGATCTGGACGGCCAACATTACAGATGATTGTGGAGAAGAAAAATATTTAATTGCAGCAATAGGAGGAGGTATTGGAATGGAGCTTTTAGGTCGCAATATTATAATCCTCGCCCTCTTTTTCTTTACTACCTATTCAAGCTTATCACCCCTAATTTTATATATTCTATTTTTATCAGGAGCCGCCGCTTTTGCTATATCTTCTCATAACAAATCATCTTGACACAAGTTTAGAGAGACATAAAGACACATTATCAGTTTTGTCCCTTACATTCTTCCACCCCCCCACAGCCAATGGTAGGTAAACTGAAACCTGGGCACGCTTCGGTAAGTACATTATCGACAACATAAGCCGCTTCACTATAAGCCTCATCTTTTATATCGACATCTGCTCTAGGTTTTTCTGTGGAGTGGTTTATATCATCATTTGCTATTTTCTTAAGTAAGGCTTGTGTTTTTCGGTGATCTCTAGTTTGGAACAACCTAATCAAATCACGATCTAAGAAGCCAAACATATTCTTGGAAGCCTCGGTCTTAGCTATTTTTCCTAGTGAACTAGTTGGCTCAATCACCCCATCTCCCAAGTCTATTATATGGCTATCAACTCGTTCCCAATATTGATTAACTTTCTCATAAACCTCAACCGCGATGTCTCTTAAAGACTTAAGATACTCGTTTGTTTGTTCAGGTTTAATCGAAGAAAATAATTGCTTCCTATCTTCAAGTCTAGATTTAATATAGAAAAGATTCTTTATACTATTCTTGTTAGATAGATCAAACTCTGATGGTATAAACCTATACATGTTAGATTGAACATAATCTTTCATTTTTGTTAAAAAATTTTCACAAAAATCCTTATCACCGGCATCACTAAATGCCTCTAATATATTTTTTAAACCATCTAAGTTCTTACTAGATAGTAGTTCTGCATGGATTATTCCCTCTATATTTATAGTTAAGGCATCATAAAGAAAAGGATGATTTAAATCTAAAAGCTCTTTGTAACGGCAAAAGAGAGTTAATGTACTCATATCTACATCATCTTCTTCCATGTATTCTCCCTCTAACTGCTTATCAATCTCTAATATTGCGAAGTCGATGACATTTTCACCATCATTATTGACAGCATATATATTAGCCCCATGATCAAGTAGTACCTCCGCTATGTCTCTTATTCCATTACGAGCAGCATAATGCAATGGCGTTTCACCTGTATTATTTTTGGCTTCAATATCAGCGCCTTTATCAAGTAGCATTTCTGCTATCCACCCCTCACTACACTGTAGAGCAGCATGGTGCAATGGCGTTTCACCCCGTATATTTCTGACATTAACCTGTGCACCACTACTAACTAGTAACTCAACTGCCCTTGGGTTGTCATAGGCAGCGTAGTGCAATGGCGTTTCTTCATTACTATCACGAGCTTCAATATTCGCCTCTCTATCAAGTAGCAACTTCGCTACTTTCACCTTACCGTGGATGGCAGCTGTGTGCAATGGACTTCTGCCCTTGTTACCCAAATCTTTCATATCAAAGTTACACCTAGCTTCAATATCAACGCCTTTATCAAGTAATGATGACGCCAATTCTACTGCGTCATATGTAGCAGCTACGTGTAGCAAAAAATTAAGTACTTTTACACATGTACTCTCAACAGCTATATGGATTAAAGATTGTATACCATGACTATTAATAATTGTATAAATATCTCCCATCACAGATCCTAATACTTCATCCTTCAAGCTATCTAAGTTTAAAGAAGAAGTATTGATCGCGGGATATGCAGAGTTTAGAAAATTTACCATCAAATCTCTATCATCTTTGGCTACAGCCATTAATATATCTAATGTATTCATTGTTTAGTACCCTAATTTAGCTATATATGAATTATATAAAAAAATAATGCTACTTCCTAAATTTTTGGAAGCAAATGAATTAATGATTTAGATTTATCTTATTTGATTTGACAAAAGTTATAAGTTTAAAGCAGTTAAAAAAACTGATTTATTAAGAATAATTCACTCTAATTAACCCCTTGTTAGTCCTATACTCTCATTAAAATGTGGATATTACTATAAATTTCAACCTTGTCCCTTACATTCTTCTATTCCACCAGAGCCAACGGTAGATAAACCTACATCTGAACATACTTCGGTAGGTAAATTATCAGAAATATCAGACATTCCACTATGATCATTATCTTCTGTACCTTCATCTGTTTTAAGCTTCTTCGTAGCTGCTTCTGCTTGATTATTCGCTAAGGTCTGTCTTCGATGATCTCTAGTTTGAAACAACTCAGTCATATCCTTACCTAAGAGTTCAAATATATTCTTGGACGCTTCAGTCTTAGCTATTTTTCCTAGTGGGTAAGTTGGATCGATCACCTTATTACCCAAATCTACTATATGCTTATCAATTTGTTCCCAATATTGATTAACTTTTTCATAAACTTTAGATGCAATACAGCTTAAAGACTCAAGGTATGGGTCCGTTTGTTCAGATTCAATCGAAGAGAACAATTTCTTTAAATCCTCCAGTTTGGACCTAGCTAACAAGAATTTTTTTATATTAGTATCGTTATCTAAATCTAACTTTAGTTTTGGCACAAAGCCACTAGATTGAACATGCTTTTTTACTTTTTTTAAGAAATCTTTGCAAAAGGCATTATTATCAGCATTACTAAATGCTTCCAATACATTTCTTAAACCATCCATGTTATTATTAGGCTCGTTAAGTTCATGTTTGATGATTTTATTTATATTCTTCTTTAATAAACTGGATATAGATGATTTATTTAAATCTAAAAGCCCTTTATAATGACAGAAAAAAGATATCATTTCTACTTTTGATGAACCCACGAATTCGAGGACATTTTTACCTTGATTATTTAAAACATAAACATCAGCTCCTTTATCAAGTAACCATTTCACTCTCTTTACATTACCGCTTTCAGCAAAGCAGTATAATAGCCTTTCTCCCCTATGATTTTGGGCATTAATATCAGCTCCTCTGTCAAGTAGTAGTTCCACTACTTTCATTTCACCCTGAGTAGCAGCGCGGTGTATGGGTCCATCCCCGCTTTCATTTTGGAGCTCAATATCAGCTCCCCTATCCAGCAGCAGCTGTACTACTTCCTCCTTACCATCTTGAGCAGCATAATGCAGTGGACTGTGACCCCCATCACTTAGAGTATCGACCTCAGCACCTCTATCAAGTAGTAGTTTCATTACTTCAAAGTGTTTAACAGAGCTATGCAGTCCTCTAAACCCTTGATTAGATTTGGCCTCAATATTAGCACCTCTATCAATTAGTAGCTCCACTACTTTCACGTGGCCTGTTGTTGCAGCCCAGAGTAGTGGTGTAAAACCACTAATACATTGCGGCTCAATATCAGCTCCCCTATCAAGTAATAACCTCACTACATCCACTTGACCTGCTTTGGCTGCCATCTGAAGGGGCGTTTCGTGCCCAGCTTCAATATCAGCGCCTCTGTCAAGTAGCAGCTCCACCACTTTCACGTGACCTTCAGCAGCGGCCCATTCTAGTGGCTCTCGACCAGATGGCGCCTTAATATCAGCCCCTCTATCAAGTAATAACCTTACCATCTCCTCTTGACCTTTTTTAGCAGCAAGCTGCAGTGGTGTTCCGACATGAATGGATGAGGCATTAATATCAGCACCTCTGTCAAGTAGTAACCTCACTATATCTAATTGACCATTTTTAACAGCCAGGTGCAGTGGCCTTTGCCAGTAATCACTTTCAGCATTAACATCAGCTCCGCTTTCTATCAGTATCCTCGCTATTTCTTGACTGCCATGTTGGATAGCGCAGATTATCAGCGAAGAATCAAAATTAACTTTAACATTTATGCCTTTTTCAATCAAAAAAGATACCACTTGCGTATCATTTTTTTGGCAAGCTTTAGAAAGTAAAAAATATATCAATGCTGTACTACCTTCTTGACAAGCTTTAGATAGCAAAAAATCACAGCATGATGAATCATATGTAAGTTTTTGTTGTATTACACCCTCTAATTTTTCCCTATCTGTAGTATGAAAATTAAAGATGAAATTTTCAAAAATGTCTTTAGGATGGTTTGTCATAATTAACTATATTGGAATATTTATTTTAATTATGGCAGAAAAATCTAGATATTCAAAATGATTTTGAATAGCCTAATCTATACTAGGCATCCAAAGTTCTAACACTAGAAAACTTCAACATGAAAGATGGTAAAGAAGCCTTTTTAATCCAGGTTTGTGCTATATACCTTCATCGCAATAGCTGTGGATATTACTATAAATTTCAAACTTGTCCCTTACATTCTTCTACTCCACCAGAACCAACGGTAGATAAAGCTACATCTGGACATACTTCGGTAGGCAAATGATCAAAAATAGAATATTCTTCACCATTAGATTCATCTTTCATGCCTACATTTGCTATAACCTTTTGAGTGGCTTTTTCTATGATATTACCCCCCATCCTTCCAAATACAACAGCTTTTTGCAGCTTCTCAAATAGAACAAACATCCTCTGAAGCTTAGGTAGCTTTTCCATTAAAGCATCAGTTTTTCGATGATCTCTAGTTTGGAACAACCTATTTGCATCCACTTGATCTAAAAAATTCAACATGACCTTTAAACCTTTAGCGTGCCCTATGCTTCCTAATGGTTCAGTTGGTTCAATAACTCTTCTAGTCAAACTAACTATATAATTATCAACACTGTTATAAGATCTTTCAACTTCTGCTTTAGCTTCATTTACAATATTACTTAAAGGATCTGCATATTGAATTGAAGATAACAATTCCTTGAACTCCTCACGATTAGCCTTGACTATTAAAAAACTCTTTATGTTATTAACTTGAGATAAATCAAATGTTGGCAATGAAGTAAAATTATAAGCATATTGCTTTATTGCTTCTAAAAAACTTTTACAAAAATTTTCATTACCAGCATCACTAAATATCTCAAATATATTCCTTAAACCAGTTAAAATAGCTCTAGGCTGATCTAATTTATCTAACTCATATCTAATAATTTGATCTACATTTTCTTCCAAAAAACTAGATATCACAGGCTTATTTAAATCTAAAAGTTGTTTATGGCAAGATAAAAGTGATACTGCTGTTTCATCTTCCTCCCACTCATACAAAAAATTCTCAAGAACATTTCTACCCCTATTATCTAAATCATGAGCCCTCACCCCATTGTCAATTAAATACTTTAATATTTTTAATCTCTCTTCCCTTCCAAAAGTTGCATGCAGCAACGTTTCCCCATTATAGTCTTTAACATCTTTATCAGCGCCTCTTTCAATCATCAATCTTACTATCTTCAATTGAGTATCTACATTAAATTCATAATCGTTACCATAGTCAGAGTCATAATCTAAGCAACCTGTAGCAGCTTCATATAAAGGAGTTCGGCTCCAGATATCTTTAGCGTCTTTATCAGCATTTGCATCAAGTAATGCAATCACCACCTCAACATTCCCCCCTCTTGCAGCATAATGTAATGGCGTTGCACTTTTATCATCCCTAGCATTCTTATCAGCATTTGCATCAAGTAGTATCTTCAATACCTCAACATTCCCCCCTTTTGCAGCACAATGTAATGGCGTTGCACTTTTATCATCCCTAGCATCCTTATCAGCATTTGCATCAAGTAGCATCTTTACTACCTCAACATGTCCCTCTATCGCAGCATAATGTAATGGCGTTCCACCATTAATACTCCTAGCCTCCTTATCAACATTTGCATCAAGTAGCATCCTCATTACTTCTACTTCACCATTAATCGCAGCTGTATGAACTAAGGATAATGTACCGTCTTTATTTTCAGCGCAATAATAAGAACCAATTACCTGTAAATACTCCAAGATAATGTTACGCAAATCACCATGCTTTATAGAAACAGTGTTTACATCTTTAATATCACGAGACTTTAAAAACTCTGCCAATACACTTGGTTTGGGTTTAGCTAAATTCATTGAGGTATCAATTGACTCATCCATTGTTATATTATTTTAAGATTACCGTTAAAATAATATCATAATAATATCAATTATGAAAATTTTTGATCAAGAATAAAATGTTAAAAACACTAAAAAGCCTTCCTAATCCAAGTTAGTCTTATACACTTTCATTGCAATGATTGTTATAACCACCATAAAAATGCACAAAGGCCACATATGATGCCAAATTTCAGATAAAGTGCCCCCTTTAAGCATAACTCCCCTGACAATGCGTATTAGATAAGTAGCCGGAAGACAACTACCTATCATTTGAGCCCATTCGGGCATACCTCTGAAAGGAAACATAAAGCCAGACAGCAAGATTGAAGGCAAGAGAAGAAACGTTGATGATTGCATGGCTTGCATCTGATTTTGTGCAGCTGTTGATAATGTGAAACCTAACGCCAAATTGCAAACAATAAACATAAATAAACCCAAAACTAAAAGGAATAAACTTCCTAAAATAGGCACTTTAAATACGAAATAAGCTGCAAGTAAAATTATAGTAAACTGAATATATCCTATAATGATATATGGCGCAATTTTTCCCGCCATAACCTCAATAGGTTTAACAGGCATTGATAAAAGGTTTTCCATAGTTCCCCTCTCCCTCTCCTTGGTCAAAGAAAGCGCCGTCATCATTACACATGTCATAGTCAAAACAATCGCGATTAATCCCGGAACAATATTATAGCGGCTAATTCCTTCTGGATTGTATAATCGGTGAACACGAACTTCATAAGGAGGCTGAGAGGGGGCAATGGTCTCTAGCATACCGTAAGTATCTCTTCCTACTGCGCTGGCAACTGCTTGGTTTAGGATCCCTAGAGCTCCCGATATAGCAACAGGATCAGTTGCATCAGCCTCAACTAACAAATATGGCTTAGCTCCTCTTATCAAGTCACGGGTAAAGCCTTCAGGTATAGTAACCACAAATGTCACAAGACCTTCTTGCAGCAAGCTTCTAGCATCTCTCTCAGATTTGATCTCATCCGTAATTGTAAAATATCCTGAGTTATTTAATCCCGTTATGATATTACGCGCAATAATACCATGATCTGAAGATAAAACTGCAGTAGCAAGGTTTTTAGGATCAGAATTAATTGCAAACCCGAACATAATCAGCTGCATTATAGGAATTGCGATAACCATCTTCAAGGTGCTCACATCACGTTTTAGCTGTATGAATTCTTTTTTGAGTATTGCCCAAATGCGACGAAAAGATATGCTCATAGTAAATTCTCCATTTGTGCTTTTGTCATGTAATGAATGAAAGCATCCTCCATAGATGGAGAAGATAGTTCCCAACTATATGAGGGATTGTTTCGATATGGCGCAGTAGCATTATTCAATGCTTCCTCATCTATTCCGCTAACATGCAAACTTTCACCAAAAGGAGCAGCAGTTGTAACAGCTGGATGTTTTTCCAGCTCCCTTTGCAAACTAGCTAAATTCTCACCTTTAACTACCCATGTAGTAAGACCGGCATTGTTAATCACCTCATCTATAGTTCCTTGAGTCATAATTTTGCCACCTGCAATATAAATAATTTTGTGACAACGCTCAGCTTCATCCATATAGTGCGTAGTCACCAATATGGTCACTCCTTCAGCAGCGAGTTTATGAATCTCGTCCCAAAATTCCCTGCGAGCTTTTGGATCAACCCCCGCAGTTGGTTCATCGAGAAGCAATAATTCTGGATTATGTAATGTACATGCGGCAAGGGCAAGCCTTTGTTTCCAACCACCGGACATACGACCTGCAAGTTGAAATTGATATTTTTCAAGCCCAAATTTTTCAATACATTCTTGCACTTTAGCCTTTTTATTATTTATACCAAACATATCTGATATAAATTCTAAATTCTCTTGCGTAGTCATATCTTCCCAATAACTAAATTTTTGTGTCATATAACCTACATTTTCTTGTATAAGTTGTGATTGCGTACGTATATCATAATCAAGGCACGTACCCTCTCCGCTATCAGGGGTTAAAAGACCGCATATCATCCTAATTGTCGTAGTTTTACCACTACCGTTTGGCCCAAGAAAACCATATACTTTTCCACGAGGCACTTGTATGTTTATATTATCTACAGCCCTTTTACCAGCAAAGCTTTTAGATAAATTATGCAG
Above is a genomic segment from Candidatus Phycorickettsia trachydisci containing:
- the obgE gene encoding GTPase ObgE, with the translated sequence MHFIDEAKIFIKSGNGGNGCVSFRREKFVAKGGPDGGDGGRGADIIFVADPNLNTLLHFRYQKHFRGQNGESGKGACMSGKSRSPLVLKVPVGTQIFDSQKQVLLHDLQNPYEEFVALEGGKGGLGNMHFKSSINRAPRKATSGEVTEEVQVYLSLRVIADIGLAGLPNAGKSTFLAKVTNAKPKIADYAFSTLKPNLGVVQIYDHEFVIADIPGLIEGAHLGSGLGDKFLKHIEKCKILVHLIDATSDNLVKDYQIIRNEISNYSNDLATKIEIICLNKIDLVDQKSLSKKINALKKYTKKEIFAISAMTGYDIPKLLNQIHKLSYHENF
- a CDS encoding MFS transporter; the protein is MIKLVKEFLKSLRDGERKNKITILLGNALDHYDTHIYALLAPFIAAVFFAPGDNLTNQIAAFGIASVGVITRPLGAILFGRLALFIGPLRALRYSLVGVAIATFLIALLPSYEQAGPLAPLFLLFMRSLQSIFASGEGAIAGLYIVSSHDQRKRNVSSSLYSMSTMVGIMIAAVVARLVSHSSDPLIYWRVGFAFGFLTSIVSIFIRANGYRATKMHVNNKTQNVWGIIKTNKDKIWRIIFLNGFSYISYPIAFTIMNSILPSAKDISIQEALYLHSWLIIFDAFVIPLGGFLPRDNIKLERVMLSGIAIVFITSSILFASLNVISLSTIMILRVIVIGVGVPFAVALRIWTANITDDCGEEKYLIAAIGGGIGMELLGRNIIILALFFFTTYSSLSPLILYILFLSGAAAFAISSHNKSS
- a CDS encoding ankyrin repeat domain-containing protein, with the protein product MNTLDILMAVAKDDRDLMVNFLNSAYPAINTSSLNLDSLKDEVLGSVMGDIYTIINSHGIQSLIHIAVESTCVKVLNFLLHVAATYDAVELASSLLDKGVDIEARCNFDMKDLGNKGRSPLHTAAIHGKVKVAKLLLDREANIEARDSNEETPLHYAAYDNPRAVELLVSSGAQVNVRNIRGETPLHHAALQCSEGWIAEMLLDKGADIEAKNNTGETPLHYAARNGIRDIAEVLLDHGANIYAVNNDGENVIDFAILEIDKQLEGEYMEEDDVDMSTLTLFCRYKELLDLNHPFLYDALTINIEGIIHAELLSSKNLDGLKNILEAFSDAGDKDFCENFLTKMKDYVQSNMYRFIPSEFDLSNKNSIKNLFYIKSRLEDRKQLFSSIKPEQTNEYLKSLRDIAVEVYEKVNQYWERVDSHIIDLGDGVIEPTSSLGKIAKTEASKNMFGFLDRDLIRLFQTRDHRKTQALLKKIANDDINHSTEKPRADVDIKDEAYSEAAYVVDNVLTEACPGFSLPTIGCGGVEECKGQN
- a CDS encoding ankyrin repeat domain-containing protein — translated: MTNHPKDIFENFIFNFHTTDREKLEGVIQQKLTYDSSCCDFLLSKACQEGSTALIYFLLSKACQKNDTQVVSFLIEKGINVKVNFDSSLIICAIQHGSQEIARILIESGADVNAESDYWQRPLHLAVKNGQLDIVRLLLDRGADINASSIHVGTPLQLAAKKGQEEMVRLLLDRGADIKAPSGREPLEWAAAEGHVKVVELLLDRGADIEAGHETPLQMAAKAGQVDVVRLLLDRGADIEPQCISGFTPLLWAATTGHVKVVELLIDRGANIEAKSNQGFRGLHSSVKHFEVMKLLLDRGAEVDTLSDGGHSPLHYAAQDGKEEVVQLLLDRGADIELQNESGDGPIHRAATQGEMKVVELLLDRGADINAQNHRGERLLYCFAESGNVKRVKWLLDKGADVYVLNNQGKNVLEFVGSSKVEMISFFCHYKGLLDLNKSSISSLLKKNINKIIKHELNEPNNNMDGLRNVLEAFSNADNNAFCKDFLKKVKKHVQSSGFVPKLKLDLDNDTNIKKFLLARSKLEDLKKLFSSIESEQTDPYLESLSCIASKVYEKVNQYWEQIDKHIVDLGNKVIDPTYPLGKIAKTEASKNIFELLGKDMTELFQTRDHRRQTLANNQAEAATKKLKTDEGTEDNDHSGMSDISDNLPTEVCSDVGLSTVGSGGIEECKGQG
- a CDS encoding ankyrin repeat domain-containing protein — its product is MDESIDTSMNLAKPKPSVLAEFLKSRDIKDVNTVSIKHGDLRNIILEYLQVIGSYYCAENKDGTLSLVHTAAINGEVEVMRMLLDANVDKEARSINGGTPLHYAAIEGHVEVVKMLLDANADKDARDDKSATPLHCAAKGGNVEVLKILLDANADKNARDDKSATPLHYAARGGNVEVVIALLDANADKDAKDIWSRTPLYEAATGCLDYDSDYGNDYEFNVDTQLKIVRLMIERGADKDVKDYNGETLLHATFGREERLKILKYLIDNGVRAHDLDNRGRNVLENFLYEWEEDETAVSLLSCHKQLLDLNKPVISSFLEENVDQIIRYELDKLDQPRAILTGLRNIFEIFSDAGNENFCKSFLEAIKQYAYNFTSLPTFDLSQVNNIKSFLIVKANREEFKELLSSIQYADPLSNIVNEAKAEVERSYNSVDNYIVSLTRRVIEPTEPLGSIGHAKGLKVMLNFLDQVDANRLFQTRDHRKTDALMEKLPKLQRMFVLFEKLQKAVVFGRMGGNIIEKATQKVIANVGMKDESNGEEYSIFDHLPTEVCPDVALSTVGSGGVEECKGQV
- a CDS encoding ABC transporter permease, whose product is MSISFRRIWAILKKEFIQLKRDVSTLKMVIAIPIMQLIMFGFAINSDPKNLATAVLSSDHGIIARNIITGLNNSGYFTITDEIKSERDARSLLQEGLVTFVVTIPEGFTRDLIRGAKPYLLVEADATDPVAISGALGILNQAVASAVGRDTYGMLETIAPSQPPYEVRVHRLYNPEGISRYNIVPGLIAIVLTMTCVMMTALSLTKERERGTMENLLSMPVKPIEVMAGKIAPYIIIGYIQFTIILLAAYFVFKVPILGSLFLLVLGLFMFIVCNLALGFTLSTAAQNQMQAMQSSTFLLLPSILLSGFMFPFRGMPEWAQMIGSCLPATYLIRIVRGVMLKGGTLSEIWHHMWPLCIFMVVITIIAMKVYKTNLD
- a CDS encoding ABC transporter ATP-binding protein, whose translation is MAKYAIDLHNLSKSFAGKRAVDNINIQVPRGKVYGFLGPNGSGKTTTIRMICGLLTPDSGEGTCLDYDIRTQSQLIQENVGYMTQKFSYWEDMTTQENLEFISDMFGINNKKAKVQECIEKFGLEKYQFQLAGRMSGGWKQRLALAACTLHNPELLLLDEPTAGVDPKARREFWDEIHKLAAEGVTILVTTHYMDEAERCHKIIYIAGGKIMTQGTIDEVINNAGLTTWVVKGENLASLQRELEKHPAVTTAAPFGESLHVSGIDEEALNNATAPYRNNPSYSWELSSPSMEDAFIHYMTKAQMENLL